The proteins below are encoded in one region of Amycolatopsis magusensis:
- a CDS encoding NADP-dependent oxidoreductase translates to MKALQFDRFGSPDVIVLRDVPAPEPGPGQIRIAVRACGLNPGDWAVVDGLLADRLPPLPRGLGFEVAGTVDALGEGVTGVEIGDGVFGPATFDGPTAGAAEYALMAVWARLPEDVTAEQVAALPMAAETAWHALDDLGVQPGELLLVHGAGSTVGEAAVRFALHRGIRVIATAGPTRAAALEEIGAQVTGYRDGMAERVAALAGGRVDRALDTAPTGGRIDRPDQASPAGGALPALIELTGDPDRVLTVSDFAAAAELGARVTQIEMRYDRLDEFARLAGEGVLAVSVARTYTLDQIHEAAKLSQSRRPGGKLTLVL, encoded by the coding sequence GTGAAGGCTCTCCAGTTCGACCGATTCGGTTCCCCGGACGTGATCGTGCTCCGTGACGTCCCGGCACCGGAGCCGGGACCCGGTCAGATCCGGATCGCCGTGCGGGCGTGCGGCCTGAACCCGGGCGACTGGGCGGTGGTCGACGGCCTCCTCGCCGACCGGTTGCCGCCGCTGCCGCGTGGGCTCGGCTTCGAGGTCGCGGGCACCGTCGACGCGCTCGGTGAGGGCGTCACCGGTGTCGAGATCGGCGACGGCGTGTTCGGCCCGGCGACCTTCGACGGTCCGACGGCCGGGGCCGCCGAGTACGCGCTGATGGCGGTCTGGGCGCGTCTTCCCGAGGACGTCACCGCCGAGCAGGTCGCCGCGCTGCCGATGGCGGCCGAGACGGCGTGGCACGCGCTAGACGACCTCGGTGTCCAGCCGGGTGAGTTGCTGCTCGTCCACGGCGCGGGCTCCACTGTCGGCGAGGCCGCGGTGCGCTTCGCGCTGCACCGGGGTATCCGGGTGATCGCCACCGCCGGGCCGACGCGGGCCGCCGCCCTGGAAGAGATCGGTGCCCAGGTGACCGGCTACCGCGACGGCATGGCCGAACGCGTCGCCGCTCTGGCCGGAGGCCGCGTCGACCGTGCTCTGGACACGGCCCCGACCGGCGGCCGGATCGACCGCCCCGACCAGGCCAGTCCGGCCGGTGGCGCACTGCCGGCCCTCATCGAGCTGACCGGGGACCCCGACCGCGTCCTCACCGTCTCCGACTTCGCCGCCGCGGCCGAGCTGGGTGCCCGGGTCACCCAGATCGAGATGCGCTACGACCGGCTGGACGAGTTCGCCCGGCTGGCCGGCGAAGGCGTCCTGGCCGTATCGGTCGCCCGCACCTACACCCTCGACCAGATCCACGAGGCCGCCAAGCTCAGCCAGTCCCGCCGGCCCGGTGGCAAGCTCACACTCGTCCTGTGA
- a CDS encoding amino acid adenylation domain-containing protein — translation MPFSELPDRRVHEIIAEQAARRPDAVTLSCGDTHWTYSELDGRANRAAAALLHHGLAAEDAVAVATERTPPWAAAVLGVFKAGGAYLPVEPGLPADRIAAMLTGAGVRLVVADGTGTGSVREAAERAGARVLDVGDITGDRWRGDDPGITVTADQLAYVFFTSGSTGTPKGAQCEHAGMLNHMLAKISDLGMTGTDALAQHAPQSFDVVLWQLFAALLLGGRTVLVPTEVVRDPERFVDVLVRQGVSVLQLVPSYLEILLGYLEARPRSLGPLRILSATGEALSKPLLARWFAAFPDIPVLNTYGLTELSDDVLHVVLRSLPEGDLVPIGHPIPNTRVHLVDSELREVPPGEAGQLAFSGVCVGRGYVNDPELNRKVLRDNPFGPGKLYLTGDFGRLPPSGEIEFIGRRDDQVKIRGMRLELGEIETHLRALPGVLSASVVTVTAPDQPGCLTGFVVGRTRLDHAHLRHRLSRVLPDYMVPDRLHQLDALPLTPNGKIDKRALATLATTLRKPVVWTR, via the coding sequence ATGCCCTTCTCGGAGCTGCCGGACCGCCGCGTGCACGAAATCATCGCCGAACAGGCCGCGCGGCGTCCCGACGCGGTCACGCTGTCCTGCGGCGACACGCACTGGACCTACTCGGAACTCGACGGCCGGGCCAACCGCGCGGCGGCGGCTCTGCTGCACCACGGTCTCGCCGCCGAGGACGCCGTCGCCGTGGCGACCGAGCGCACCCCGCCGTGGGCCGCGGCGGTCCTCGGTGTGTTCAAGGCGGGCGGCGCCTACCTGCCGGTCGAACCGGGCCTGCCGGCCGACCGGATCGCGGCCATGCTGACCGGGGCCGGCGTGCGGCTCGTGGTGGCCGACGGAACGGGCACCGGCTCGGTGCGCGAAGCCGCGGAACGCGCGGGCGCGCGAGTGCTCGACGTCGGCGACATCACCGGCGACCGCTGGCGCGGCGACGATCCCGGCATCACCGTCACCGCGGACCAGCTGGCCTACGTGTTCTTCACCTCCGGTTCGACGGGAACACCGAAGGGCGCGCAGTGCGAGCACGCCGGAATGCTCAACCACATGCTCGCCAAGATCTCCGATCTGGGGATGACCGGGACGGACGCGCTCGCCCAGCACGCGCCGCAGTCCTTCGACGTGGTGCTCTGGCAACTGTTCGCCGCGCTGCTGCTCGGCGGGCGGACGGTCCTGGTGCCCACGGAGGTGGTGCGGGACCCGGAGCGGTTCGTCGATGTGCTGGTGCGGCAGGGGGTCTCGGTGCTGCAGCTGGTGCCGTCCTACCTCGAGATCCTGCTCGGTTACCTCGAAGCCCGGCCGCGCTCGCTCGGCCCGCTGCGCATTCTTTCGGCGACCGGCGAGGCGCTGAGCAAACCGCTGCTGGCCCGGTGGTTCGCCGCGTTCCCGGACATCCCGGTGCTCAACACCTACGGCCTCACCGAGCTGTCCGACGACGTCCTGCACGTGGTGCTGCGCTCGCTGCCCGAGGGCGATCTGGTCCCGATCGGCCACCCGATCCCGAACACGCGGGTGCACCTGGTCGACAGCGAGCTGCGCGAGGTGCCGCCGGGCGAAGCGGGTCAGCTGGCCTTCTCCGGGGTCTGCGTCGGCCGCGGTTACGTCAACGACCCCGAGCTGAACCGGAAAGTGTTGCGCGACAACCCTTTCGGCCCCGGCAAGCTGTACCTGACCGGTGACTTCGGCCGGCTGCCGCCCAGCGGCGAGATCGAGTTCATCGGCCGCCGCGACGACCAGGTCAAGATCCGCGGCATGCGCCTGGAACTGGGCGAGATCGAGACGCATCTGCGTGCCCTGCCCGGGGTGCTCAGCGCGTCCGTGGTCACCGTGACCGCGCCGGACCAGCCCGGCTGCCTCACCGGCTTCGTGGTCGGCCGGACCCGGCTCGACCACGCGCACCTGCGGCACCGCCTGAGCCGCGTCCTGCCCGACTACATGGTGCCCGACCGCCTGCACCAGCTCGACGCACTCCCCCTCACCCCGAACGGCAAGATCGACAAGCGGGCGCTGGCCACGCTCGCCACCACCCTGCGCAAGCCGGTCGTCTGGACCCGCTGA
- a CDS encoding tyrosine-protein phosphatase — MHGDRNLDWDGFFNTRDLGGLPTRDHRTTRFGAFIRSADLRFVTQAGWRAARAAGVRTIVDLRNDDEIRRTPDSSPTQLAGSAQFAASAADVLTPPGIARLEVPLDDIHDMEFWQRVNHEQLNGSPLYYRPFLQDKAQRCAVALTVLAEAGPGGVLFHCGAGRDRTGIIALLLLSLAGVEPEFIAEDYELSTHALKPLFSAMGEPDQGPMIESILAKRGTTVRAAILAVLEEFDAETYLLNAGVSARNLEGIRNRLLG; from the coding sequence GTGCATGGCGACAGGAACCTGGATTGGGACGGCTTTTTCAACACCCGGGACCTGGGTGGCCTTCCGACCCGGGACCACAGGACGACGCGATTCGGGGCCTTCATCCGGTCAGCGGATTTGCGCTTCGTCACCCAGGCGGGTTGGCGGGCAGCGCGTGCTGCCGGGGTTCGAACCATCGTGGACCTGCGCAATGATGACGAGATCCGGCGAACTCCCGACAGTTCTCCCACGCAACTCGCAGGGTCGGCGCAGTTCGCGGCCAGTGCGGCAGACGTCCTCACGCCGCCAGGCATCGCCCGCCTCGAGGTCCCCCTCGACGACATCCACGACATGGAGTTCTGGCAGCGGGTCAACCACGAACAGCTCAACGGCAGCCCGCTCTACTACCGGCCCTTTCTCCAAGACAAGGCGCAGCGATGCGCGGTCGCGCTGACCGTCCTCGCCGAAGCCGGACCCGGAGGTGTCCTGTTCCATTGCGGAGCAGGGCGTGACCGCACCGGCATCATCGCGCTGCTGCTGTTGTCACTGGCCGGCGTCGAGCCCGAATTCATTGCTGAGGACTACGAGCTGTCCACCCACGCGCTCAAGCCGCTGTTCAGTGCCATGGGCGAACCTGACCAGGGACCGATGATCGAATCGATCCTGGCGAAACGGGGCACGACCGTCCGGGCCGCCATCCTCGCTGTCCTTGAGGAATTCGACGCCGAGACCTACCTCCTCAACGCTGGAGTCAGCGCACGCAACCTCGAAGGAATCCGCAACCGCCTGCTGGGATGA
- the sbnB gene encoding 2,3-diaminopropionate biosynthesis protein SbnB, producing the protein MLVIGHAEVEHLLGGDDERVLDLVREAYRLHDTGASAVPHSVFLRFPGDDVNRVIGLPAFLGGARPVAGMKWIASFPGNPASGLERASAAILLNSMDDGHPVALIEGARISAKRTAASAAVAAEALALEPPAGAALIGCGVINFEVFRFLTTVFPGLAELTLFDTDPARAARFAERCAAVLPWIKVRTAETIGDAMAAHPLTSIATTASTPHLDLSRCRPGAVVLHVSLRDLTADAILGARNVVDDADHVCRERTSLHLAEQQVGHRDFIDAPIGALLRGTVTLDRDPAEVVVFSPFGLGALDLALAARVHDEAVRQGRGARFDGFLPGPANGTANGTA; encoded by the coding sequence GTGCTGGTCATCGGACACGCGGAGGTCGAGCATCTCCTCGGCGGCGACGACGAACGAGTTCTCGATCTGGTCCGCGAGGCGTACCGGCTGCACGACACCGGCGCGTCGGCCGTGCCGCATTCGGTGTTCCTGCGGTTCCCCGGCGACGACGTCAACCGGGTGATCGGGCTGCCCGCCTTCCTCGGCGGGGCGCGGCCGGTCGCCGGGATGAAGTGGATCGCTTCGTTCCCCGGCAATCCGGCGTCCGGGCTGGAGCGCGCCAGCGCGGCCATCTTGCTCAACTCGATGGACGACGGGCACCCGGTCGCGTTGATCGAGGGCGCCCGGATCTCGGCGAAGCGGACCGCGGCGAGCGCCGCGGTGGCCGCGGAGGCACTGGCGCTCGAGCCCCCGGCCGGGGCGGCCCTGATCGGCTGCGGCGTGATCAACTTCGAGGTTTTCCGCTTCCTCACCACGGTTTTCCCCGGCCTGGCCGAACTGACCCTGTTCGACACCGACCCCGCGCGGGCCGCCCGGTTCGCCGAGCGCTGTGCGGCGGTTTTGCCCTGGATCAAGGTGCGGACCGCGGAAACGATCGGCGACGCGATGGCCGCGCACCCGCTGACCTCGATCGCGACCACGGCGAGCACCCCGCACCTGGACCTGAGCCGCTGCCGGCCCGGAGCCGTGGTGCTGCACGTCTCCCTGCGCGACCTGACCGCCGACGCGATCCTCGGTGCCCGCAACGTCGTCGACGACGCCGACCACGTCTGCCGCGAGCGCACGTCACTGCACCTCGCCGAGCAGCAAGTCGGCCACCGCGACTTCATCGACGCGCCGATCGGCGCACTGCTCCGCGGAACGGTCACCCTGGACCGGGACCCGGCCGAGGTAGTGGTTTTCTCGCCGTTCGGGCTGGGCGCGCTGGACCTGGCGCTGGCCGCGCGGGTGCACGACGAGGCCGTGCGGCAGGGGCGGGGAGCCCGGTTCGACGGCTTCCTGCCCGGCCCCGCGAACGGCACCGCGAACGGCACCGCATGA
- a CDS encoding non-ribosomal peptide synthetase, whose translation MTTGELGAELLRRLTRRTDRAATITPADRSRPLPLSYGQAQLWFLNRLAPDSAEYLLPMAVRLRGRLDEAGLGAALEGIVARHEILRTRYVLDGTEPVQVIDPPGAPVLSTVDAAEAGELVAAEAARGFDLAREWPVRAKLIRLGADDHVLAVTFHHIAADAWSVEQFWRELRAAYETSPVQPPEVQYADFANWQRGQASGATGDRDLEHWRERLAGLEPVELGTDRPRAAVREFAGADVEVPLPGELGERIRRLALRHRATPFMVALTAFQVLLARHTGAADIAVGTVLSGRVLPELRRMIGYGINSLVIRSDCAGERAFGELLDSVRAAVLDAHDHQAVPFARLVDELRPERDLARTPLFQTAVTGHGDREPELGLGELRVEPFGSGQPIAKFDLTLRVYDGSDGSLGLLLNYATALFDERTARRFGRHLVRLLDHATRDEWSPIGALDLLDAGELPVGRAIPGHQVTRCPHEVFEDRACRTPDAVAVVAGEETLTYAELDARANRVAHHLLSVGVGPETLVGVCLPRGPELVPALLGVLKAGAAYVPLDPANPERRLAMIAAGLDLVLTGPGTGDLGFHSGRTLVLGEGYGAFPDGNPGVPVDPDQLMYVIYTSGSTGRPNGVCLSHANAARLMTALEPELAPGPADVWTMAHSYAFDFSVFEMWGALLHGGTLVVVPPEVTRSPRDLLALLVEQRVTVLSQTPSAFRTLAAAATGTEALSLRSVVFGGEKLEVADLRPWADRFGHDRPALLNMYGITETTVHTTVHRMTAVDLAGSPIGTALSDLDVYLLDAAGRPVPWGAAGEIHVAGPGLARGYLGRADLTAARFVPDPFGPPGARMYRSGDLARRRARGLEFLGRADDQVKVRGYRIEPGEIAAALVDHPGVAEAVVVVKDGALVGYHVGGEVPPAELRRHLADRLPEYMLPARFVALERLPLTPNGKLDHRALPEPDATAVASRAYRAPGTPAELRIAEVWSSVLGVSPVGADDGFFDLGGDSIRAVAVAGALHAAGFRLTVRDIFDHRTVARLAAHAAGLGPAPETVLVAPFALLTDADRALLPPGVTDAYPMSQAQTGMVLEMLADDEVNYYHNVTSHRIRDDRPVDRSALRAAADFLVRRHEVLRTSLHLDTYSVPMQLVHDTASLAFSFGDVRGLGEPERDEVLRATVAAERASLFDLAVPGLLRFVVHETGDDGWWLTITECHPILEGWSYHSLLMELVRAYRAIRADREPPSPARPAVRYADFIAAELESLRSAEDRAYWTSITERYRPVPLPFGWGAGGDAVARANYAACRTSDLETGLRALATAADASLKSVLLAAHLAVLSLFGDGEPFHTGLVCDARPELPGADEVLGMYLNTLPFAHEPGAATWRELVARVFAREVELWAHRRFPRPEIQRLAGGGPLVRVHFNYQDFRQVDDDLVATDTGLRTDSRTENALTVASRGGYVVLTGDPRYFVQANLDELAGVYRAVLEAMAADPDGDAGTRYLTAEHRDRYLVSVEQVLAEADGVSRAAVLAEDEHVVGYAVLDDHDLKPDALWQHVDERLPAHLRPTTFMVLDELPADRRLLPRPEHGTAARTDHVAPRNAVERQLAELFCRVLGLGEVGVHEGFYDLGGDSMSAIALIGALRAAGLGFDLRDVLSGRSVAELAERIGIGERARPVAPFALLSEDDRARIPAGITDAYPLTQGQAGMVVEALAGADTPRYHIVGSSRIVDRPLVPDALRRTYEVLISRHETLRTSIELDACSVPVQLVHASAEPPVGYTDLSELDEAAQERALREFLDHERNTPFDLERAPLFRVFAHRFGERGWQLTISQHHAVMDGWSSRLLAKELLELYDLFCRGQEPPARAPAPARYADVVAAELRALASDEHREFWQRLAGVPKLELPAAWGAGAAARPYRVDLSIADLTPGLEALAAEARVPVKSVVLAAHFAVLGALTIAPSFHSGLTFHVRPGLDGADRVHGMHLNVLPIVIERRAEPWTGLIAEVAAAELATWPHRFFPMAAVGREVGGERRLVDVYFSYQDFGRVVVDEPGRIAPEESVAGSNEFPLNVIGNASGLSLRTNTGALRPAEAHRLAEMYRAAFEAMLADPGARWDLADLLPAGERHDLLVLWNSSVVETRPPS comes from the coding sequence ATGACCACCGGCGAGCTGGGCGCCGAACTGCTGCGCCGGTTGACCAGGCGGACCGACCGGGCGGCGACGATCACCCCGGCCGACCGGAGCCGGCCGCTGCCGTTGTCCTACGGGCAGGCGCAGCTGTGGTTCCTCAACCGGCTGGCCCCGGACAGCGCCGAGTACCTGCTGCCGATGGCCGTCCGGCTGCGTGGTCGACTCGACGAGGCCGGGCTGGGCGCGGCGCTGGAGGGCATCGTCGCCCGGCACGAGATCCTGCGGACGCGGTACGTGCTCGACGGCACCGAGCCGGTGCAGGTGATCGACCCGCCGGGCGCGCCGGTGCTGTCCACAGTGGATGCTGCCGAGGCCGGGGAACTGGTGGCGGCGGAGGCGGCGCGCGGCTTCGACCTGGCGCGTGAGTGGCCGGTGCGGGCGAAGCTGATCAGGCTCGGCGCCGACGACCACGTGCTCGCGGTGACCTTCCACCACATCGCCGCGGACGCCTGGTCGGTCGAGCAGTTCTGGCGGGAACTCCGGGCGGCGTATGAGACTTCGCCGGTCCAGCCGCCCGAGGTCCAGTACGCGGACTTCGCGAACTGGCAGCGCGGACAGGCGAGCGGCGCCACCGGTGACCGCGATCTCGAGCACTGGCGCGAGCGGCTGGCCGGGCTGGAGCCGGTGGAACTGGGCACGGACCGGCCGCGTGCCGCGGTGCGGGAGTTCGCGGGCGCCGACGTCGAGGTGCCGTTGCCCGGCGAGCTCGGCGAGCGGATCCGGCGGCTGGCGCTGCGGCACCGGGCCACCCCGTTCATGGTGGCGCTGACCGCGTTCCAGGTGCTGCTGGCCCGGCACACGGGGGCCGCGGACATCGCGGTCGGCACGGTGCTGTCCGGCCGGGTGCTGCCCGAACTGCGGCGGATGATCGGGTACGGCATCAACAGCCTGGTCATCCGGTCGGATTGCGCGGGGGAGCGGGCGTTCGGGGAGCTGCTGGATTCCGTGCGAGCGGCGGTGCTGGACGCGCACGATCACCAGGCGGTGCCGTTCGCGCGGCTGGTCGACGAGCTGCGGCCGGAGCGCGACCTGGCCAGGACCCCGCTGTTCCAGACGGCGGTCACCGGGCACGGCGACCGCGAGCCGGAACTGGGGCTGGGCGAGCTGCGCGTGGAGCCGTTCGGCAGCGGCCAGCCGATCGCGAAGTTCGACCTGACCCTGCGCGTCTACGACGGCTCGGACGGCTCGCTCGGGCTGCTGCTGAACTACGCGACCGCGCTGTTCGACGAGCGCACCGCGCGCCGGTTCGGCAGGCACCTCGTCCGGTTGCTCGACCACGCCACCAGGGACGAGTGGTCGCCGATCGGTGCGCTGGACCTGCTCGACGCCGGCGAACTGCCGGTGGGCAGGGCGATCCCCGGGCACCAGGTCACCCGGTGCCCGCACGAGGTCTTCGAGGACCGGGCCTGCCGCACCCCGGACGCCGTCGCCGTGGTGGCGGGGGAGGAGACCCTGACCTACGCCGAACTCGACGCCCGCGCGAACCGCGTCGCCCACCACCTCCTCTCCGTGGGCGTGGGGCCGGAGACTCTGGTGGGGGTCTGCCTGCCGCGCGGGCCCGAGCTGGTGCCGGCGCTGCTCGGTGTGCTCAAGGCGGGCGCCGCCTACGTACCGCTCGACCCGGCCAACCCCGAGCGCCGGCTGGCGATGATCGCCGCCGGGCTCGATCTCGTGCTCACCGGGCCGGGCACCGGCGACCTCGGATTCCACAGTGGACGGACACTGGTGCTCGGCGAGGGGTACGGCGCCTTCCCCGACGGCAACCCGGGTGTGCCGGTCGATCCGGACCAGCTGATGTACGTGATCTACACCTCCGGCTCCACCGGCAGGCCGAACGGCGTGTGCCTGTCGCACGCCAACGCGGCCCGGCTGATGACCGCGCTGGAGCCGGAGCTGGCTCCCGGTCCGGCGGACGTGTGGACCATGGCGCACTCGTACGCCTTCGACTTCTCGGTGTTCGAGATGTGGGGTGCCCTGCTGCACGGCGGCACGCTCGTGGTGGTCCCGCCGGAGGTGACGCGCTCGCCCCGGGACCTGCTGGCGCTGCTGGTGGAACAGCGGGTCACCGTGCTCTCCCAGACGCCGTCGGCCTTCCGGACCCTGGCCGCGGCGGCCACCGGCACCGAAGCGCTCAGCCTGCGGTCGGTGGTGTTCGGCGGGGAGAAGCTCGAGGTGGCGGACCTGCGGCCGTGGGCGGACCGGTTCGGCCACGACCGGCCCGCGCTGCTGAACATGTACGGCATCACCGAAACCACCGTGCACACCACGGTGCACCGGATGACCGCCGTCGACCTCGCCGGCAGCCCGATCGGCACCGCGCTGTCCGATTTGGACGTGTACCTGCTCGACGCGGCCGGGCGGCCGGTGCCGTGGGGTGCCGCCGGGGAGATCCACGTCGCGGGTCCCGGCCTGGCGCGCGGCTATCTCGGCCGCGCCGATCTCACCGCCGCGCGCTTCGTGCCCGATCCGTTCGGCCCGCCCGGTGCACGGATGTACCGCAGCGGTGACCTGGCGCGCCGCCGCGCCCGGGGCCTGGAGTTCCTCGGCCGGGCCGACGACCAGGTGAAGGTGCGCGGCTACCGGATCGAACCCGGCGAGATCGCCGCCGCGCTGGTGGACCACCCCGGGGTGGCCGAAGCGGTGGTGGTGGTCAAGGACGGCGCACTGGTCGGTTACCACGTCGGCGGCGAGGTGCCACCCGCCGAGCTGCGCCGCCACCTCGCCGACCGGTTGCCGGAGTACATGCTGCCCGCGCGGTTCGTCGCGCTCGAGCGGCTTCCGCTGACCCCGAACGGGAAGCTCGACCACCGCGCACTGCCGGAGCCGGACGCCACGGCGGTGGCGAGCCGCGCCTACCGCGCACCGGGCACGCCCGCCGAACTGCGGATCGCCGAGGTCTGGTCGTCGGTGCTCGGCGTCTCGCCGGTCGGTGCCGACGACGGCTTCTTCGACCTCGGCGGCGACTCGATCCGGGCGGTCGCGGTGGCCGGTGCCCTGCACGCGGCCGGCTTTCGGCTCACCGTGCGGGACATCTTCGACCACCGGACGGTGGCCAGGCTCGCCGCGCACGCGGCCGGGCTCGGCCCCGCTCCGGAAACCGTGCTCGTCGCGCCGTTCGCGCTGCTGACCGACGCGGACCGGGCGCTGCTGCCGCCGGGCGTCACCGACGCCTACCCGATGTCGCAGGCGCAGACCGGCATGGTGCTGGAGATGCTCGCCGACGACGAGGTGAACTACTACCACAACGTCACCTCGCATCGGATCCGCGACGACCGCCCGGTCGACCGGAGCGCGTTGCGCGCGGCGGCGGACTTCCTGGTGCGGCGGCACGAAGTGCTGCGGACCTCGCTGCACCTGGACACCTACTCCGTGCCGATGCAACTGGTCCACGATACGGCGTCGCTCGCCTTCTCGTTCGGCGACGTGCGCGGACTCGGCGAGCCGGAACGGGACGAGGTGCTGCGGGCGACGGTGGCCGCCGAGCGGGCGTCGCTGTTCGACCTCGCCGTGCCGGGACTGCTGCGCTTCGTGGTGCACGAGACCGGTGACGACGGCTGGTGGCTGACCATCACCGAATGCCACCCGATCCTGGAGGGCTGGAGCTACCACTCGCTGCTGATGGAACTGGTGCGCGCCTACCGGGCGATCCGGGCGGACCGCGAACCACCGTCACCCGCCCGGCCCGCGGTGCGGTACGCCGATTTCATCGCGGCCGAACTGGAATCGCTGCGTTCGGCGGAGGACCGGGCCTACTGGACCTCGATCACCGAGCGGTACCGGCCGGTGCCGCTGCCGTTCGGCTGGGGCGCCGGTGGTGACGCGGTGGCACGGGCGAACTACGCCGCCTGCCGGACCTCGGACCTGGAAACCGGGCTCCGGGCGCTGGCCACCGCGGCCGACGCCTCGCTGAAGAGCGTCCTGCTCGCGGCACACCTGGCGGTGCTGAGCCTGTTCGGCGACGGGGAACCGTTCCACACCGGACTGGTCTGCGATGCCAGGCCCGAACTCCCCGGTGCGGACGAGGTCTTGGGGATGTACCTGAACACCCTGCCCTTCGCGCACGAACCCGGCGCCGCCACGTGGCGCGAACTGGTCGCGCGGGTGTTCGCGAGGGAGGTCGAGCTCTGGGCACACCGGCGGTTCCCGCGACCGGAGATCCAGCGCCTGGCCGGCGGGGGGCCACTGGTGCGCGTGCACTTCAACTACCAGGACTTCCGGCAGGTCGACGACGACCTGGTCGCCACCGACACCGGCTTGCGCACCGACAGCCGGACGGAGAACGCGCTGACCGTGGCCTCGCGCGGCGGGTACGTCGTCCTCACCGGCGATCCGCGGTACTTCGTCCAGGCCAACCTGGACGAACTGGCCGGGGTCTACCGCGCGGTCCTCGAAGCGATGGCCGCGGACCCCGACGGTGACGCCGGGACGCGGTACCTCACCGCCGAGCACCGGGACCGGTACCTCGTTTCCGTCGAACAGGTGCTGGCCGAAGCCGACGGGGTGTCCCGCGCGGCCGTGCTGGCCGAGGACGAGCACGTCGTCGGTTACGCCGTGCTCGACGACCACGACCTCAAGCCGGACGCGCTGTGGCAGCACGTCGACGAGCGCCTGCCCGCGCACCTGCGGCCGACCACGTTCATGGTGCTCGACGAACTCCCGGCGGACCGGCGCCTCCTGCCGCGCCCGGAGCACGGCACAGCGGCCCGAACCGACCACGTGGCCCCCCGCAACGCCGTCGAGCGACAGTTGGCGGAACTGTTCTGCCGGGTGCTCGGCCTCGGCGAAGTCGGGGTGCACGAGGGGTTCTACGACCTCGGCGGCGACTCGATGAGCGCCATCGCGCTGATCGGCGCGCTCCGGGCGGCCGGACTGGGCTTCGACCTCCGGGACGTGCTGAGCGGGCGTTCCGTGGCCGAGCTGGCCGAGCGGATCGGGATCGGCGAGCGGGCGCGGCCGGTGGCCCCGTTCGCGCTGCTGAGCGAGGACGATCGGGCCCGGATCCCGGCCGGGATCACCGACGCCTACCCGCTGACCCAAGGACAAGCCGGGATGGTGGTGGAGGCGCTGGCCGGTGCGGACACGCCCCGGTACCACATCGTCGGCTCGTCGCGGATCGTGGACCGGCCCCTGGTGCCGGACGCGTTGCGCCGGACCTACGAAGTGCTCATCAGCAGGCACGAAACCCTGCGCACCTCGATCGAACTGGACGCCTGCTCGGTGCCGGTGCAACTGGTGCACGCCTCGGCCGAACCGCCGGTCGGGTACACCGATCTGTCCGAGCTGGACGAAGCAGCGCAGGAACGCGCGCTGCGGGAGTTCCTGGACCACGAACGGAACACGCCGTTCGACCTGGAGCGGGCGCCGCTGTTCCGCGTCTTCGCGCACCGGTTCGGCGAGCGCGGATGGCAGCTCACGATCAGCCAGCACCACGCCGTCATGGACGGCTGGAGTTCGCGGCTGCTGGCGAAGGAACTCCTGGAGCTGTACGACCTCTTCTGCCGGGGCCAGGAGCCACCGGCGCGTGCCCCGGCACCCGCGCGGTACGCCGACGTGGTCGCCGCCGAACTGCGGGCGCTGGCCTCCGACGAGCACCGGGAGTTCTGGCAGCGGCTCGCCGGCGTGCCGAAGCTGGAACTGCCTGCCGCGTGGGGAGCGGGCGCGGCCGCGCGGCCGTACCGCGTGGATCTGTCCATCGCCGACCTCACCCCGGGACTGGAAGCGCTGGCGGCCGAGGCACGGGTCCCGGTGAAAAGCGTGGTGCTCGCCGCGCACTTCGCCGTGCTGGGCGCGCTCACCATCGCGCCTTCCTTCCACAGTGGACTCACCTTCCACGTGCGCCCCGGCCTCGACGGCGCGGACCGCGTGCACGGCATGCACCTGAACGTCCTGCCGATCGTCATCGAACGCCGGGCCGAGCCGTGGACCGGCCTGATCGCCGAGGTCGCCGCCGCCGAACTCGCCACCTGGCCACACCGGTTCTTCCCGATGGCCGCCGTCGGGCGCGAGGTGGGCGGTGAGCGCAGGCTCGTCGACGTCTACTTCAGCTACCAGGACTTCGGCCGGGTCGTCGTGGACGAGCCGGGCCGGATCGCGCCGGAGGAGAGCGTGGCGGGCAGCAACGAGTTCCCGCTCAACGTGATCGGCAACGCGAGCGGGCTTTCGCTGCGCACCAACACCGGGGCGCTCCGGCCCGCCGAGGCGCACCGCCTCGCCGAGATGTACCGGGCGGCCTTCGAGGCGATGCTCGCCGATCCCGGCGCGCGGTGGGACCTGGCCGATCTGCTGCCCGCCGGCGAACGGCACGACCTGCTGGTGCTGTGGAACAGCTCGGTAGTGGAAACCCGCCCGCCGTCCTGA